Genomic window (Propionibacteriaceae bacterium ZF39):
TCCAGTTCCGGGCGCGCTCGGTGAGCGTCGCCAGCGCGTCGGGGTTGAGGCCGCTGCCGACGGCGAGTCCGGCGAGGAAGGCGGTGACGGGTACGCCCGGGCGGGTCACGTCGTGGGCCACGACCTTGGACAGGTCGAGGACATCGCCGACGGGGATGTCGGCGGAGTTCACCCCGAGTTCGGGCGCGACGGCGTCGAGCCAGCGGTACAGCTCGCTGAGATCCTGGTTTCGGTCGTGGGGCATGGCGACTCCTTCCGCGGGAATCAGGGTTGGGGGAGGACCTCAGGGTGGGGGAGAGCAATGCCGGCGGCGGCCGCCGCGGCGGGGTCATCGATGTCGATCAGCAGGCCGTCGGGCAACACGGGGGACCACGTGCGCAGGTCGGCGACGAGGCGCTTGGCCGAACAGTTGTGGCCACCGCCCACCCGCGCGAGGGCGTCGACCAGAGCCGTCCGTCGATAGAGCGCGAAGAGCGTCTGCCGGTGGCCTGTCGAGTCCGTGGGGGTGATGAGGTCGAGGTGGTCGAGGGGTGGTTTCGAGACGCTCGTTCCTCGCTCCTCAACCGTCGGGGGTTTCGAGACGCTCGTGCCGGTTCCTGAGGAGGCCGCTTGCGGCCGTCTCGAAGGGCGCTCCTCAACCATCGCGAAGAGTGCCTCGGCCGCTGACTCGGCGTACGGATGATCACAGGCCAGGACGAAGACCCACTCGGCCCGACAACCCAGCCGCGCCAGTTCGTCCATCCCCGCGGCGATTCCGGCGACCGGTCCGCCGAACGGTGGATCCTCGCGCACGAGGCTCACGCCGTCGGGCACGGGCAGCTCGGGAAGACCGGCCACGACCCGGTGACACGCATCAGCTGCCGCGAAAAGGCCGTGTTCGAGAAGCGTTCGACCGCCGGCAAGAAGCAACCCTTTCGTAACCCCGTTGAGCCTGCGGGAACGTCCTCCCGCCAATACGATCACAGCACAAGTGAGGTTGGCCACAACCAAACCCTATAAGGGCTTTCGGAGTGGTTAACAAAGTCCCGGAACAATAGGTTTAAACCATGACGGTAGACACTCCGCGCACGCCTTCGGCCGCCGGTCCGGACGGACCCCTGACAGACGCTCTGCTGGGCCTGGGGAAGTTCTTCACCCGGGCCGACACCACCGATGACAATCGGGCGATCTTCCGCAAGGGCGGTCGCGAGGGCGATGTGTTCTATCGCGATCGGTGGAGCCACGACAAGGTGGTCCGCTCCACCCACGGCGTGAACTGCACGGGCTCCTGCTCGTGGAAGGTTTATGTCCGCGACGGCATCATCACCTGGGAGGCGCAGCAGACGGACTATCCGTCGACCGGTGCCGACCGGCCCGAATATGAGCCCCGCGGTTGCCCGCGCGGCGCGGCGTTCTCCTGGTACACCTACAGCCCGACCCGGGTGAAATATCCGTACGGCCGCGGCGTACTCGTCGATATGTATCGCGAGGCCCGCAAGCAGTACGCCGACCCCGTCGAAGCCTGGCAGTCGATCGTCAACGATCCCGAGAAGCGCCGCAAATATCAGCAGGCGCGCGGCAAGGGCGGCCTCGTCCGCATGAGTTGGGACGAGTCGCTCGAACTCACCGCCGCCTCCTATGTCCACACCATCAAGACCTGGGGCCCGGACCGCGTCGTCTCGTTCTCGCCGATCCCCGCGATGAGCCAGGTCTCCCACGCGATCGGCACGCGCTTCACCCACCTCATGGGTGGCGCGATGACCTCGTTCTATGACTGGTACGCCGACCTGCCGGTCGCCTCGCCCCAGGTCTTCGGCGACCAGACGGACGTCCCGGAGTCGGGCGACTGGTGGGATGCGACCTACCTGATGATGTGGGGCTCCAACGTCCCGATGACGCGTACGCCGGATGCCCACTGGATGACCGAGGTCCGCTATCGCGGCACCAAGGTCGTCACGGTCTCGCCCGACTATGCCGAGAACACCAAGTTCGCTGACGAATGGATGCCGGCTCAGGCCGGCACCGATGCCGCGCTCGCGATGGCCATGGGCCACGTGATGCTCAAGGAGTTCTTCGTCGATCGCAAGGTCGGCTTCTTCCGCGACTACGTCACGACCTATACCGACCTGCCCCACCTCGTTACCCTCGAGGAGCGCCACGGCCAGCTGTGTGCCGGCAAGTTCCTCACCGGTGCCGACCTCGGCAATGACTCGGAGGACCCGGCGTTCAAGACCGTCGTGTTCGACATCGCCACCGATGATGTGGCCATCCCGAACGGCTCGATGGGCTTCCGGTACGCCGAGACCGGCCAGGGCAAATGGAACCTCGACCTCGGTGACGTCCAGCCCGCGCTGACCCTCGCCGATGTCGACCACGAGGTCGCGGAGATCGCGCTGCCGGCGTTCGTCGACCCGCGCGGTGAGGGCTCGGTCATCACCCGCGGCGTGCCCGTCCGGCGCGTCGGCGACCATCTGGTCACGACCGTCTTCGACCTGATGCTCGCGCAATACGGCGTACGCCGGGACGGCCTGCCTGGCGAATGGCCCGCGGGCTACGACGATGCGGACAGCCCCTACACCCCGGCCTGGCAGGAGCCGATCACCTCGGTTCCGGCCGAACAGTGCATCCGCATCGCCCGGGAGTTCGCCAACAACGCCGAGCAGTCCGAAGGCCGCACGATGATCATCATCGGTGCCGGCATCTGCCACTGGTTCCACGCCGATGTCACCTATCGGGCGATCATGGCGCTGCTCATGCTGACCGGCTGCATCGGCCGCAACGGCGGTGGCTGGGCGCACTATGTCGGGCAGGAGAAGTGCCGCCCGATGATCGGCTGGTTCAACCTGGCCAACGCGCTCGACTGGTCGCGGCCGCCGCGGACGATGATCGGCACCGGCTACTGGTATATGCACACCGACCAGTGGCGCACCGACGGCTACTCGGCCGACGTGCTCACCTCGCCGCTGTCCACGGGTTCGCTCGACGGCACCCACGCCGCGGACGCACTGGTCAAGGCCGCCCGCCTCGGTTGGATGCCCTTCTATCCGCAGTTCGACCGCAACCCGCTCGACCTCGCCGACGAGGCGAAGGCCGCCGTCGAGGCCGGCGAAGCCGAGTCGGTGGGGGAGTGGATCGCGAACGAGCTCAAGGAAGGCCGGCTCAAGTCGGCGATCGAGGACATCGATGCGCCGGAGAACTGGCCGCGCAACCTGATCCTGTGGCGCTCCAACCTGTTCGGGTCGTCGGCCAAGGGCAACGAATATTTCCTCAAGCACCTGCTCGGCACCCACAACAACGTGATGGAGAACGGCCACGGGTCCGACCTCCGACCCAACGAGATCGCCTGGCACGAAGAGGCGCCCGAGGGGAAGCTCGACCTCCTCGTTTCGGCCGACTTCCGCATGACGTCGACGACACTGCTCTCCGACATCGTGTTCCCCGCGGCGACCTGGTACGAGAAGTACGACCTGTCCTCGACCGATATGCACCCCTATGTGCACGCGTTCACGCCGGCCATCACGCCGCCGTGGGAGTGCAAGAGCGACTTCGAGCTGTTCCGGCTCCTCGCCGAGCGGATCTCGACCCTCGCGCGGACGCATCTCGGCACGCGCTCCGACATCGTCGCGGTCCCGCTGCAGCACGACACCCCCGGCCAGATCGCCCAGCCCGGCGGCAAGGTCTACGACTGGAAGGGCACCCACCTGCCGGCGCGGCCCGGCAAGAACATGCCCAACCTGATGGTCGTGGAGCGCGACTACACCGCGCTGGCCGAGAAGCTGCTGTCGGTCGGCCCGCTCGCCGACCGCCTCGGCTTCACGATCAAGAACATCACCTATGACGTGGGCCATCAGGTCAAGCAGCTCGGCCAGCTCCACGGCGTGTTCGACCGTGGCGTCGCGGCCGGGCGCCCGGCCATCAACACCGACGAGCGGTTCGCCGAGGCGATCCTGATGTTCTCGGGCACCACCAACGGTGAGCTCGCGACCCAGGGCTTCCGGACGCTGGAGAAGATGACGGGCCGCAGGCTCGCCGACCTCTCCGAGGGCTCGGAGGAGCGCCGGATCACCTTCGTCGAGACCCAGAACGCGCCGCAGCCGGTGATCACGTCACCGGAGTGGTCGGGTTCGGAGACCGGCGGTCGTCGCTACACGGCGTTCACGATCAACACCGAGCGCCTCAAGCCGTGGCACACCCTGTCGGGCCGGATGCACTTCTTCCTCGATCACGACTGGATGATCGACGCCGGTGAGCAGCTGCCGATCTATCGACCGCCGCTCAACATGACGCGGATGTATGGCGAGCCCGAACTCGGCCCCGTCCTCGGTACCGGTGGCGGCAAGGCCCGCGAGATCGCCGTGCGCTACCTGACCATCCACAACAAGTGGTCGATCCACTCCGAATATCAGGACAACCTGTTCATGCTCTCGCTGAGTCGCGGCGGCCCCGCGGCCTGGCTGAGCCCGGAGGACGCCGAGGCGATCGACGTCATCGACAACGACTGGATCGAACTCGTCAACGCCAACGGTGTGTTCGTCGCCCGCGCGATCGTCACCCACCGCCTGCCCGCCGGCATCGTGTTCGTGCCGCACGCGCAAGAGCGCACGGTCGACATCCCCAAGTCGGAGGCCACCGGCCGCCGGGGCGGCATCCACAACTCGGTGACCCGCATCCTGCTCAAACCGACTCATCTCATCGGCGGGTACGCCCACCAGGCGTACGCCTTCAACTATCTGGGCCCGACCGGGGTCCAGCGTGACATCGTCTCGATCATCCGCAAGCGTTCGCAGGAGGTGCAGTACTGATGCGCATCATGTGTCAGGTCGCCATGGTGATGAACCTCGACAAGTGCATCGGCTGTCACACGTGTTCGGTCACCTGCAAGCAGGCGTGGACCAACCGTGCGGGCACCGAATACGTCTGGTTCAACAACGTCGAGACGCGTCCGGGTCAGGGCTACCCCAGGCGTTATGAGGACCAGGAGAAGTGGAAGGGCGGCTGGAAGCTCAACAAGCGCGGCCGCCTGCAGCTCAAGGCGGGCAACCGCCTCACCACGCTGCTCGGGATCTTCGCCTCGCCGATCCAGCCGGAGCTCGACGACTACTACCAGCCGTGGACCTACGACTACCAGACGCTGATCGACGCCCCACTGGGCGACGACTTCCCGGTCGCCCGGCCCAAGTCGCTGATCACCGGCAAGGACATGAAGATCGAGTGGTCGGCCAACTGGGACGACGACCTCGGCGGCGCGATGACGCACGGTCACGAGGACCCGATCGTCGCGAAACTGCGCGACGAGGCCAACCTCGAGATCAAGTACGCCTACGAGCAGACCTTCATGTTCCACCTGCCGCGCATCTGTGAGCACTGCCTCAACCCGTCGTGCATGGCGTCGTGCCCGTCGGGCGCGATCTACAAGCGCTCCGAGGACGGCATCGTGCTCGTCGACCAGGACCGCTGCCGCGGCTGGCGCAAGTGCGTGACCGGCTGCCCCTACAAGAAGGTCTATTTCAACCACCGCACCGGCAAGGCCGAGAAGTGCACGTTCTGCTATCCGCGCCTCGAGGTCGGCCTGCCGACCGTCTGCGCGGAGACCTGCGTCGGCCGGCTGCGCTACATCGGCGTCGTGCTCTATGACGCCGATGCGGTCAACGCGGCGGCGTCGGTCGAGAACGACCAGGACCTCTATCAGGCTCAGCTCGACCTGCTGCTCGACCCGAACGACCCGGCGATCATCCGCGCCGCGCGCGAGGCGGACATCCCCGAGGACTGGATGGAGGCCGCCCGGCGCTCGCCCATCTATGCGCTCGCCAAGGAGTTCAAGGTCGCCCTGCCGCTGCATCCGGAATATCGCACCATGCCGATGGTGTGGTACATCCCGCCGCTCTCGCCCGTGGTCGACATGCTGTCGCGCCAGGGTCACGATGCCGAGGACGCCGGCGTACTCTTCGGTGCCCTCGACGCCCTGCGCATCCCGAGCGAATACCTGGCGGAGCTGTTCACCGCCGGAGATGTCGCCGAGGTCGACCGGGTGCTGCAGACCCTCGCGGGCATGCGCTCCTATATGCGCGGCGTGACGCTCGGCCAGGGCGGTGACGAGGCCATCGCCGAGTCGATCGGCCTGACCGGCAACGAGATCCAGCGGCTCTATCGCCTGCTGGCGATCGCGAAATACAACGAGCGCTATGTCATCCCGAAGGCCCACTGGGAGCAGGCCCACGATCTCGAGGAGCTGGGCTGCTCGGTGGACTACGAGGGTGCGGAGGATGCGTACGGTTCGGGCGTCTTCGGCGAGATGTCCGGCAAGCCCGTGCCCGTCGCGGTCGAGACCTTCCTGGCGCTCAAGGAGCGCGCGACGACCGAGGTCGCGCCGAGCGCGGAGTCCCTCGGCCACCGCGTCAACCTGCTCAACTGGGACGGCACCGGTTCCCCGATCACCCACGACGGAGACCACAAATGAAATGGCCGTTCGGTCGATCGCGACCGGTTGAGCGAGTGGATGCGTCCGCCTCCGGTGTGTACGCCGCAGCGGCCCTGGTCCTGGGCTATCCGACGCGGGACCTGCTCGACCGCCTGCCGGCCGTGGCCGACCTGGCCGCCCGGGCCGGCGTGGGCGAGGAGTTCGAGCCGGTGCTGGCGTACCTCGGAAGTCAGAGCCTCACCGACCTGCAGGAGGCATACGCCCAGGAGTTCGACAACTCCCGGCGGCATGCGCTGCACCTGACCTACTGGGTCGACGGCGACACGCGGCGCCGCGGGGAGTCGTTGCTGCGCTATAAGCAGGCCTATCGCGATTCGGGCCTACTGGTCGATCTCAACGGGGAGCTCCCGGACTATCTGCCGATGGCGCTGGAGTTTGCCGTGCACGATCCGGCGCGGGGGCGGGAGCTGTTGACCGCGTCGCGGCCCGCGCTCGAGCTACTGCGGCTGGCCCTGCGTGATGACGAGCTGCCGCACGAGGGCGTACTCACGGCGGTCTGCGCGACCCTGCCGGGAGAATCCCCGGACGATCGGCTGTCGGTGTCGCGGATGAACGGCTGGCAGCCACCCACCGAAAGTGTCGGCCTGCTCGACGCGCCGCTCGCTCCCTATTCGATGGCGACGAATTCACCGAACGCGCCCTCGTTGCAGGGCGCCCGTCTGCCCCTTCTCGATGCCCGAACCCTTGACGAAGCGGAGTTGCGATGAACGACTACGGCCCCCTCGACATCGTGCTGTGGGGTGTCCTGCCCTATCTGATGATGGTCGTCCTCATCGGTGGGACGATCTGGCGCTACAAGTTCGACCAGTTCGGCTGGACCACCCGGTCCTCGCAGCTCTATGAGGGCTCGCTCCTGCGGATCGCCTCACCGCTGTTCCACTTCGGCATCCTCGTCGTGATCGGCGGTCATGCGATGGGTCTGCTGATCCCGAAGCGGTGGACCGATGCCATCGGCATCAGCCAGCACAACTATCACCTGGTCGCGTGGGGCCTCGGCGGCATCGCCGGCTTCTGCACGCTGATCGGCGTACTCCTGCTGGTCTGGCGCCGCAGGTCCACCGGACCCGTGTTCTCCGCGACGACGAACAACGACAAGTTGATGTATATCTTCCTCGTCGGTGCCATCGTCATGGGTCTGCTGGCCACGTTCCTGGGCGCGACCTACCGCGACGGTTCCGAGCACAACTACCGCGAGACCGTCTCGATCTGGTTCCGCTCGCTGTTCGTCTTCCAGCCCAATGTCGCCGCGATGGCGGCGGCCACGTTGCTGTTCAAGATCCACGTCCTGGTCGGCATGCTGCTCTTCATGGTCTGGCCGTTCACGCGGCTCGTGCACGCGTTCAGCGCGCCCCTGAAATACATCTTCCGCCCCTACATCGTCTATCGCTCCGCCGACCGACGCCCGTCCGGCGGCAGCTCCGGTCGCAAGCCGGGCTGGGAGCCGATCGGCACGCCGGACAAGGACCGGAGTTCGCGCACCTAACCCACCACCCCCGTCCCCCTGCACAACCCGGAGCAACCACGATGTCCGCAGAAACAGCGGCCGCCCAGCCCGAAGCCAAGGGTGCCGGCCGCGTACTCGCCGTGTCCTCAACCGCCTTCACCGTCATGTTCGCCGTCTGGCTCATGTTCGGGATTCTCGGCAAGCCCATCCAGGAAGAGTTCGGGCTCACCGACCTCGAGCTCTCCTGGATCTCGGCCGTCGCGATCCTCAACGGTTCGATGTGGCGACTGCCCGCGGGCATGCTCGCCGACCGCATCGGCGGTCGCAAGGTCATCCTGGGCATTCTCCTGTTCTCGGCCGTGGCCTCGTTCGCGGTGGCCTTCGCCCAGAACTATGCGATGTTGCTCGTCCTGGCGTTCCTGGTCGGCTTCGCGGGCAACTCGTTCTCGGTGGGCGTCGCTTGGAACTCGGCCTGGTTCTCGAAGGGCCGGCAGGGTCTGGCCCTCGGCATTTTCGGGGCCGGCAACGTCGGCGCGTCGGTGACCAAGTTCATCGGCCCGCCCGTCATCGCGGCGACGGCGGGCACCGTGATCTTCGGGTTCATCCCGGGTGGCTGGCGATTCATCCCGATCATCTATACCGTCCTGCTGCTGATCCTCTTCGTGCTCGTGCTGGCGATGTGCCCGGCGCAGGACCGCATGGCCGGCGCCAACAAGTCACTGGGGGAGATGCTCCAGCCGCTCAAGCAGATGCGGGTCTGGCGGTTCAGCCTCTATTACGTCGCTGTGTTCGGTGCCTATGTGGCGCTGTCGGCGTGGCTGCCGAAGTACTACATGGACAACTTCGATGTCTCGCTGACCGTCGCAGGTCTCCTCACCGCGACGTTCATCTTCCCGGCTTCGCTGTTGCGACCTGTGGGCGGCTGGTTGTCCGACAAGTTCGGGGCGCGCAAGGGGATGTACATCACCTTCGCGATCATGCTCTTCACCACCGGCGTGCTGATGATGCCCAACGGTCATGTGGTGATCAATCACGCCGACGGCAGCCAGACCAATCACCTCGGGTATGCCATGGGGCTCGTCCCCTTCGTGATCCTCGTGTTCCTGCTGGGCTGTGCGATGGGCATCGGCAAGGCTGCGGTCTTCAAGCACATCCCCGAATATTTCCCGGGGCTCGTCGGCCCGGTCGGTGGCCTGGTCGGCATGCTCGGTGGGCTCGGTGGATTCTTCCTGCCGCCGCTGTTCGCGTACACGAAGGAATGGTCCGGCTTCCCGACCTCCACGTTCTTCGTGCTCTTCCTCCTCACCGCGATCTGCACCATCTGGATGCACCTGACCGTGGTCCGCATGCTCCACAGCAGCTCGCCCGAGTTGGCCGACCACTTCGAATCCCCCAATCCCCAGACTGATTCCGACTTTCCCGACCAGCCCGACCATGAGCCGGCGACCCGGACCAAGGAGGTTCTCCGATGACTGCCAAGACCTCACCCGTCCCTTCCAAAGGGGAATGGCTCACCGAGTGGGATGCCAATGACCCGGCCAAGTGGGACAAGGCGCTCGCCAACAAGACCCTGGCGATCACGACCTTCTCCCTGACCCTGTGCTTCGTGGCCTGGTTCCTGCCGTCGGCCATCGCGCCGAAGCTGACCAACCTGGGCTTCGACCTGACCAAGAACCAGCTCTATTGGCTGACCTCCATGCCCGGCCTGGCCGGCGGCCTCATGCGCCTGTTGTGGATGGTGCTGCCCCCGATTCTGGGGACGCGCAAGATGGTGACGATCACCACCCTGTTGCTGGTCTTCCCGGTGCTCGGGTGGGGCGTACGCGTCCAGGACCCGACCACGCCCTTCTGGGAACTGCTGACCCTGGCATTCCTGGCCGGCATCGGCGGCGGCGCGTTCTCGGGCTTCATGCCGTCGACGTCGTATTTCTTCCCCAAGTCGAAGGCGGGCACTGCGCTGGGCATCCAGGCCGGTGTCGGCAACTTCGGTGTGTCGCTGGTCCAGCTCGCCACCCCGTGGCTCATCGGCTTCGGCATGATCGGCTTCATGGGCGGCTCGCAGCAGATGCTCGGCCTGCCCGGCCAGCCGACGCGCGAGGTCTGGTATCAGAACGCCGCGTTCTTCTATATCCCCTTCATCATCCTCGCGGCCGTGCTGGCGAGGATGATGTTGAAGTCGGTGCCGATCAAGGCCAACATCAGGCAGCAGTTCGACATCTTCAACAACCTCGACACCTGGCTCATGACGATTCTCTACATCATGACCTTCGGCACGTTCTCGGGCCTGTCCGCCCAGTTCGGCCTGTTGATGAAGAACCTCTATGGCGCCGGCAACCCCGAGATCGTCCAGGGTGCCGGGGCGAACGCGCAGCTGCTCGTCGCCGGCTATTCGGTGCCCGATCCTGTGAGCTATGTGTTCCTCGGAGCGCTCGTCGGCGCGGGTGCGCGGGTCATCTTCGCCCCCTTGACGGACCGGATGGGGGGCGCGATCTGGACCCTCATCTCGGGCATCGGCCTGCTCGGCTCGATCATCGTGACGATGATGTTCCTGCGGCCCGATCCGGGTGCCGGCGCCGAGGCGCTGCAGGCGCAGTTCACCGGCTTCCTGTGGGGCATGCTGGCGATCTTCCTGTTCTCGGGCATCGGCAATGCGTCGACGTTCAAGCAGATGCCGATGATCTTCGAGCCGCGGCAGGCCGGCGGCGTCATCGGCTGGACCGCCGCCATCGCCGCGTTCGGTCCGTTCCTGTTCGGCATCGGCCTCACCCTGATGAGCCCGTGGACGTTCTATCTGATCGGCGCCATCTGGGCCGTGATGTGCATCGCGATCACCTGGGTTCGGTACGCCCGCCCCGGCGCCCCGAAGAAGAGCTGATCCGGCGCGTTTCCTGATCGAGGAGGGCCGGCAGTCCAATGGACTGCCGGCCCTTGTCGATTGGAGTTGGGTGGGGCATGGGGACGGGAGGTCAGTTGGGGAGCGCCTCGCGGGCGGATTCGACCATCGTGCGGAGGGCGGCGAGGTGCCCCTCGAAGGCGCGGCGGCCGTCCTTGGTCAGGCGGGCCCAGGTGCGGACCTTGCCGCCCCGGCCCGTGGGCTTCTGGAGGTCGACATAGCCGGCGTCCACCAGCACCTTGAGCTGCTTCGACAGGACCGAGTCGGCCACCCCGAGGCCATCGCGTAGGACTCCGAACTCGACCTGGTCGACGTCCGCCAGCATTGCGCAGATCTTCAGCCGGTGAGGTGCGTGCACGACCTCGTCGAACCCGTCGATCATGCCTCAGCTCCGGTGAGCCCGGCTTCGTCCCTGAGCTCGTGGAGTTGGCGGCGGAAGACGCGGCGGGCGGCGTACCCCAGACCCGACCAGCCCAGCGCCGTCACCACGCCGAGGGCGATCGCGATCGACATCGGCCAGCCGAAGGCATCGACGGCGGGAAGGGTGAGGATCGTGAACAGGAACAGCGCAATCAGGGCGAACGTCAGGCCAGGGGTATCGCGGAGCCCCTTGAGACCGAGGTCGACACGGATGCCCTGCTTCTCCAGGCGGCTGAGGCGCATCAGGTTGGGCATGAACGCCAGGAAGATGACGACGAGCGCCAGGCCCATCGCGAGGTATTTCGCCGGTCCGGTCAGGACCACGCCCGCGATCGTCTGGGCGCCCAGGGCGAGCCCGGTGGCAACGGACTGAGGAAAGATGTCGATCGCCTCGAAGGCGCGGATCCGGGTCCGGGCGCGGGTGGTGCCCACATCGGCGAGAGCAGTTTCGGGGGTGTACGGCTCATGTGTTTCCATGACGGAAAGTCTAGACAGAAATTTTCTCTTTCCGCAACAGAAAGTCATGTGGTTTCTGCGAGGAATTTTCTGAGTACGCGCGTCAGCGCTTCCGGATTGTCCTCGGGGATCAGGGTGGCTGCGCCCGGGATGATCTCGAGGCGGGCGTCGGGCAGGAGGTCGACGAGGCGCTCGGCGTGCTCCCGCGGCATCATCGAGTCCTCCGCGCCCCAGGCCACGAGTGCGGGGTGGTCGAACCGGCGGAGCGCTTCGCTCCACTCGAGCAGGGTGGCGCGGCCGGGCGTACCTTTTGCGAACTTCACCATGTCCCGCCTGATCGCGGGGTCGGCGAGGGCGGGGGCGAACCAGTCGTCCATGACCTCATCGGGTACGCCCGCCCGGGTCAGCCCGCCGAGCGCGCGCGGATGGTGACGGACGAGGCGGGTACGCAGCAGCCGGCTCACCAGCCAGGACCCGCCGGGCAGGGTCAGGAGGTTGATCAGCGGGCGTGCCGGGGCGGGTGGGAAGTTGTCGAACGCCTCGCACGACACGAAGGCCAGCCGACCGATTCGGTGGTCGAGGCCGAGGTGGACCAGGAACTGCGGCCCGCCCCAGTCGTTCATCGCCAGCGTCACATCGTTGAGCTCGAGGCGGTCCAGGAATTCCGCGAGGATCCGGGCTTGGCCCAGCTGTCCGAGGTCGGCATCGGGATGCATGGGGAATCGATGCGCGCCCAGCGGCAGGGTCGGCAGGATGCAGCGATAGTCGGGGAGCAGTGGTGTGACCTTGCGCCACTGCGTGCCGGTCATCGGGAACCCGTGGGTAAGAACCAGAACAGGCCCTTCGCCGGACTCGGCGTACTCGATCGGTCCGGAGGTCAACTCGACGAC
Coding sequences:
- a CDS encoding MFS transporter, which codes for MTAKTSPVPSKGEWLTEWDANDPAKWDKALANKTLAITTFSLTLCFVAWFLPSAIAPKLTNLGFDLTKNQLYWLTSMPGLAGGLMRLLWMVLPPILGTRKMVTITTLLLVFPVLGWGVRVQDPTTPFWELLTLAFLAGIGGGAFSGFMPSTSYFFPKSKAGTALGIQAGVGNFGVSLVQLATPWLIGFGMIGFMGGSQQMLGLPGQPTREVWYQNAAFFYIPFIILAAVLARMMLKSVPIKANIRQQFDIFNNLDTWLMTILYIMTFGTFSGLSAQFGLLMKNLYGAGNPEIVQGAGANAQLLVAGYSVPDPVSYVFLGALVGAGARVIFAPLTDRMGGAIWTLISGIGLLGSIIVTMMFLRPDPGAGAEALQAQFTGFLWGMLAIFLFSGIGNASTFKQMPMIFEPRQAGGVIGWTAAIAAFGPFLFGIGLTLMSPWTFYLIGAIWAVMCIAITWVRYARPGAPKKS
- a CDS encoding alpha/beta hydrolase, encoding MPVVELTSGPIEYAESGEGPVLVLTHGFPMTGTQWRKVTPLLPDYRCILPTLPLGAHRFPMHPDADLGQLGQARILAEFLDRLELNDVTLAMNDWGGPQFLVHLGLDHRIGRLAFVSCEAFDNFPPAPARPLINLLTLPGGSWLVSRLLRTRLVRHHPRALGGLTRAGVPDEVMDDWFAPALADPAIRRDMVKFAKGTPGRATLLEWSEALRRFDHPALVAWGAEDSMMPREHAERLVDLLPDARLEIIPGAATLIPEDNPEALTRVLRKFLAETT
- a CDS encoding transcriptional regulator, producing the protein MIDGFDEVVHAPHRLKICAMLADVDQVEFGVLRDGLGVADSVLSKQLKVLVDAGYVDLQKPTGRGGKVRTWARLTKDGRRAFEGHLAALRTMVESAREALPN